One window of the Candidatus Binatota bacterium genome contains the following:
- a CDS encoding response regulator transcription factor, protein MRRAPGTADPSATASLDDDATAPAVATVVLVEDQESMRRHIAAAIDCHPGLKLSGVAGSCEEARRVLDRCSPDVLLTDLDLPDGSGIELIREVCGAQSKTQAMVISVFGDEGSVVGAIEAGATGYLLKDESSQEIGELVRQLVEGGSPISAPIARHLLLRFQQPSVARTGGQDPPPGLVADSLLTDREQEVLTMISRGFSFMEISSELEISGHTVTSHVRHIYKKLNVHSRSEAVYAAARKGLVEFE, encoded by the coding sequence ATGCGCCGCGCGCCAGGCACTGCTGACCCTTCTGCGACTGCGTCACTCGACGATGACGCCACCGCTCCTGCCGTCGCTACCGTGGTGTTGGTGGAAGACCAGGAATCCATGCGCAGGCACATAGCCGCCGCCATCGATTGTCATCCTGGGCTCAAGTTGTCGGGAGTGGCTGGCAGTTGCGAGGAGGCGCGTCGAGTGCTCGACCGTTGCAGCCCCGATGTTCTGCTCACCGACCTCGACCTTCCCGACGGCAGCGGCATTGAACTCATACGCGAGGTGTGCGGGGCGCAAAGCAAGACCCAGGCAATGGTGATCTCGGTGTTCGGCGACGAGGGCAGCGTGGTGGGCGCCATAGAGGCTGGCGCCACCGGCTACCTGCTCAAGGACGAATCGTCGCAGGAGATAGGCGAGTTGGTGCGGCAGCTTGTAGAGGGTGGTTCGCCCATCAGCGCTCCCATAGCGCGTCATCTTTTGCTGAGATTTCAACAGCCTTCGGTCGCGCGGACTGGTGGGCAGGATCCCCCGCCCGGTCTGGTGGCAGACTCGCTGTTGACCGACCGCGAGCAGGAGGTGCTGACGATGATCAGCCGTGGATTCAGCTTCATGGAAATCTCCTCGGAGCTTGAGATCTCGGGCCACACGGTTACCTCGCACGTGCGCCACATCTACAAGAAGCTCAACGTTCATTCGCGCAGCGAGGCGGTATACGCTGCGGCGCGTAAGGGCCTGGTCGAATTTGAATAG
- a CDS encoding MFS transporter, translated as MCRIHVIKPPHKHHPGNDHSGNDRDRPGGPYACYVLGVLVLVYVFNFLDRQVLAILAEDIKADLGLGDSQIGFLYGTAFAVFYAVFGIPLGRLADVWVRRTVISLGLATWSLMTAASGLAGNFAQLAGARIGVGVGEASASPSAYSLLSDWFPPERRATVMAIYSSGLYIGVGLGLYVGGTVVDNWNQAWPDGNAPLGLAGWQAAFMVVGMPGLLLAAWVRTLREPRRGAGDGPAAVQAAAAELAGEEERPGRVLLNELAKVLPPFAVLTLARAGASRAMLAGNAATAAGLAMAAWLLTLWLGDPVQWVALGVGVYASACWVQNLALGDPVTFSTIFRARSLRTAVLGFSLLSFGSYGAGFWVVPWFLRNFDLSAGEAGKTLGLIAAVGGWAGATFGGFAADWWRARKPEGRLYFAVVAALLPLPFVVAMVRTDSLTMAYALYVGAGTANGLWLGAAVSTVQDLVLPRMRAVASAVYLLMLTFIGLAMGPYTVGRMSEASGDLGHAIELCLLANLGAIVLFLLASRGLVADEDKLAAQKAQAAGAA; from the coding sequence CTGTGCAGGATCCACGTAATAAAGCCGCCGCATAAACATCACCCCGGCAACGATCACTCGGGTAACGACAGAGACCGTCCGGGCGGTCCCTACGCCTGCTACGTGCTGGGCGTGCTCGTGCTGGTGTACGTTTTTAATTTTCTTGACCGGCAGGTGCTGGCCATCCTCGCCGAAGACATCAAGGCTGACCTCGGGTTGGGCGACTCGCAGATTGGTTTTCTCTACGGCACCGCCTTCGCGGTCTTCTACGCGGTGTTCGGCATTCCGCTGGGACGACTGGCCGACGTGTGGGTTCGCCGCACCGTTATATCGCTGGGGCTGGCGACCTGGAGCTTGATGACGGCTGCCTCGGGCTTGGCCGGTAACTTTGCCCAGCTGGCCGGCGCCCGCATAGGCGTGGGCGTGGGCGAGGCCAGCGCGTCACCGTCGGCATATTCGCTGTTATCGGACTGGTTTCCGCCCGAGCGTCGGGCCACGGTCATGGCCATCTACTCAAGCGGCCTCTACATAGGTGTGGGCCTGGGACTGTACGTGGGCGGCACGGTGGTCGACAACTGGAACCAGGCCTGGCCCGATGGCAACGCGCCGCTGGGCTTGGCCGGCTGGCAGGCGGCGTTCATGGTGGTGGGCATGCCCGGCCTGCTGCTGGCGGCCTGGGTACGTACGCTGAGAGAGCCGCGCAGGGGCGCGGGCGACGGCCCTGCGGCCGTTCAAGCCGCGGCCGCAGAACTCGCCGGCGAAGAAGAGCGCCCTGGCCGCGTGCTGCTCAACGAGTTGGCCAAGGTGCTGCCGCCTTTTGCCGTGCTGACCCTGGCGCGGGCGGGGGCTTCGCGCGCCATGCTCGCGGGCAACGCCGCCACCGCCGCGGGCCTGGCCATGGCGGCCTGGCTGCTCACGCTGTGGCTGGGCGACCCGGTACAGTGGGTGGCGCTGGGGGTGGGCGTGTACGCGTCGGCCTGCTGGGTGCAGAACCTTGCGCTGGGCGACCCGGTGACTTTTTCCACGATTTTTCGCGCGCGTTCCCTGCGCACGGCCGTGCTCGGATTTTCGTTGCTGTCGTTCGGTAGCTACGGCGCGGGGTTCTGGGTGGTGCCGTGGTTCCTGCGGAACTTTGACCTGTCGGCGGGCGAGGCTGGCAAGACGCTGGGACTTATTGCCGCCGTGGGGGGCTGGGCGGGTGCCACCTTCGGGGGCTTTGCCGCCGACTGGTGGCGTGCGCGTAAACCCGAGGGCCGATTGTACTTTGCGGTGGTGGCGGCGCTGCTGCCGCTGCCCTTCGTTGTGGCCATGGTGCGGACCGACTCGCTCACCATGGCCTACGCTCTGTACGTGGGCGCGGGGACGGCCAATGGATTGTGGCTGGGAGCTGCGGTTTCCACGGTGCAGGACCTCGTGTTGCCGCGCATGCGGGCGGTGGCCTCGGCCGTGTACCTGTTGATGCTCACCTTCATAGGCCTGGCCATGGGCCCTTACACCGTTGGACGGATGAGCGAGGCAAGCGGTGATCTCGGCCACGCAATAGAACTGTGCCTGCTGGCCAACCTGGGGGCCATAGTGTTGTTCCTGCTGGCGTCGCGAGGGCTGGTGGCAGACGAAGACAAGCTGGCCGCACAGAAGGCGCAAGCAGCAGGCGCGGCCTGA
- a CDS encoding MFS transporter has translation MPASRQSYPLFIAGAASWFTAWGMQSVLLSWLVVGELGADAAVLGLVQSVAMLPSLLLLLPGGVLADRHDRRRLLWMSHTGASLVVAALAVVVALGKLSLAAVFVFAACMGVAVAFVLPSRDALLNDVSGGDLMRAVTGLTLTQWSGHALGAAAGGLARWMGTANALALQSAVLLLGVLPLLRLPGSGNDGRERDDSASASDDGSATSALAEIREGLREVYNSPTLLSVLALTTSVGVFFIGPYIVAFPLLVRDYYGGDVAQLALLTMCFPLGTIAGSLLLLARGGIRRKGLALVCALATGTVFLALISLGLPFELMLVVVAAWGLGAAVNINCSRTIFQQGAPPTHRARVLSVYSMGFMGSTPLGTLLCGLLAEQWGPLAACGILSASMAVAIAVVVTFTPILRIR, from the coding sequence GTGCCAGCCTCACGCCAATCCTACCCCTTGTTTATCGCCGGCGCGGCAAGCTGGTTTACCGCCTGGGGAATGCAATCGGTGCTGCTGTCGTGGCTGGTGGTTGGCGAGCTGGGTGCCGACGCGGCGGTGCTCGGGCTGGTGCAATCGGTAGCCATGCTGCCCTCGCTGCTGCTGTTGCTGCCTGGGGGAGTGCTGGCCGACCGGCACGACCGGCGCCGGCTGCTGTGGATGTCACACACGGGTGCGAGCCTGGTGGTGGCCGCCCTGGCCGTGGTGGTGGCCCTGGGCAAGCTCTCGCTGGCGGCGGTGTTCGTGTTTGCCGCCTGCATGGGAGTGGCCGTGGCCTTCGTGCTGCCGTCGCGCGATGCGCTGCTCAACGACGTATCGGGCGGCGACCTCATGCGCGCGGTGACCGGGCTGACGCTCACGCAGTGGAGTGGCCACGCACTGGGCGCGGCCGCCGGTGGGCTGGCGCGCTGGATGGGAACCGCCAACGCGCTCGCGCTGCAGTCGGCCGTACTGCTGCTGGGCGTGCTGCCGCTGCTGCGCTTGCCCGGCAGCGGGAACGATGGGCGCGAGAGAGACGACAGCGCGTCGGCGTCGGACGACGGCTCTGCCACGAGCGCCCTCGCCGAAATACGCGAGGGCTTACGCGAGGTTTACAATTCGCCGACGCTGCTGAGCGTGCTCGCACTGACTACCAGCGTGGGCGTTTTTTTCATCGGCCCTTATATCGTCGCCTTCCCCCTGCTGGTGCGCGACTACTACGGCGGCGACGTGGCCCAGCTGGCCCTGCTCACAATGTGTTTTCCGCTGGGCACCATCGCCGGCTCGCTCTTGCTGCTGGCCAGGGGAGGCATACGTCGCAAGGGGCTGGCGCTGGTGTGTGCGCTCGCTACGGGCACCGTCTTCCTGGCGCTCATTTCGCTGGGGTTGCCCTTCGAGCTGATGCTGGTGGTGGTGGCGGCCTGGGGCCTGGGCGCTGCCGTCAACATCAACTGCAGCCGCACGATATTCCAGCAGGGAGCGCCGCCAACCCACCGGGCCCGCGTGCTGTCGGTCTACTCCATGGGATTCATGGGGTCGACACCGCTGGGCACCCTGCTCTGCGGCCTGCTCGCAGAGCAATGGGGGCCGCTGGCCGCCTGCGGCATTCTGAGCGCCTCGATGGCGGTGGCCATAGCGGTCGTTGTTACCTTTACCCCCATCCTGCGCATCCGCTGA
- a CDS encoding LLM class flavin-dependent oxidoreductase has protein sequence MPQLEKTGAVAFWKKYDRKAVLRQAQIADEMGYHSFWLPEAWGYEIFSLLTEIATHTKNIQLGTGIINVFSRSAALVAMHAATLDEISEGRFILGLGTSGKKVVEGFHGVDYRKPLTRLSQYIRVVKTLLAGERLDSAGADLWEFRHFKLEMTPARADLPVYCACLNDKAIRMVGELADGWMPTFWPWQQIGRGRELLAEGAARSGRSADDITIAPFTTAMPMPDRKSGHDMARGLIAFYIGGMGDYYHALLSRMGYADNADLVQDLYVKGKRKEAAAAISEELLEALVIAGEPDQCREQLTAWREAGVQLPVLTLPSGAPPEISEALLQLMAPA, from the coding sequence ATGCCTCAACTTGAGAAGACCGGTGCCGTGGCTTTCTGGAAAAAATACGACCGCAAGGCCGTGCTGCGCCAAGCGCAGATCGCTGACGAAATGGGCTACCACTCCTTCTGGTTACCCGAGGCCTGGGGCTACGAGATCTTCAGCCTGCTCACCGAGATCGCCACGCACACGAAGAACATCCAGCTCGGCACGGGCATAATCAACGTCTTCAGCCGCTCGGCAGCACTGGTGGCCATGCACGCGGCCACGCTCGACGAGATCTCCGAGGGGCGCTTCATACTGGGCCTGGGCACGTCGGGTAAAAAAGTCGTGGAGGGCTTCCACGGCGTCGACTACCGCAAGCCACTCACGCGACTGTCGCAGTACATCCGGGTCGTCAAGACCCTGCTCGCCGGCGAACGGCTGGACTCGGCCGGCGCCGACCTGTGGGAGTTTCGCCACTTCAAACTCGAGATGACGCCCGCCCGGGCCGACCTGCCAGTGTACTGCGCCTGCCTCAACGACAAGGCCATACGCATGGTGGGCGAACTCGCCGACGGCTGGATGCCCACCTTCTGGCCCTGGCAGCAGATCGGTCGCGGCCGTGAGCTGCTGGCCGAAGGCGCAGCGCGCTCAGGCCGGTCGGCCGACGACATCACCATTGCGCCCTTCACCACCGCCATGCCCATGCCCGATCGCAAGAGTGGACACGACATGGCGCGCGGACTCATCGCGTTCTACATCGGCGGCATGGGCGACTACTACCACGCCCTGCTCAGTCGCATGGGCTACGCCGATAACGCCGACCTGGTGCAGGACCTCTACGTGAAGGGCAAGCGCAAGGAAGCTGCTGCTGCCATAAGCGAAGAGCTGCTCGAAGCCCTGGTGATTGCCGGTGAGCCCGACCAGTGCCGCGAGCAACTCACCGCGTGGCGCGAGGCCGGCGTGCAGTTGCCCGTACTCACCCTGCCAAGCGGCGCGCCACCGGAAATAAGCGAAGCGCTGCTGCAACTCATGGCCCCTGCGTGA